Proteins from a single region of Geovibrio ferrireducens:
- a CDS encoding chloride channel protein, translating to MDTAKLRGTLSKFSLRKYLDGHEDLYMLLTAVVIGLLAGGGNIIFRHMISFFQGIFYGDTSEFALETFRNAPVWKIILIPAAGGLMVGIISISFKFAKGHGVPDVMRAMALNRNISPLVALIKTVSSAITLGSGGSAGREGPIVQIGAAIGSGVGKLFNFSSNRMRTVAACGAAGGLAATFNAPIGGAMFAAEVLLGEFGLKTFSPIIISSVIATAISRAYLGHEVTFEAPIYELVSIFELPLYGVLGLVCAVVGVVFIRSFYFIEGKFENLAVPPWTKPAIGGLMMGCVALASPEVMGVGYDTIMNVLHGSQLGAFLIVIVVLKIIATSFTLGSGGSGGLFVPSLFIGAVTGGFFGWAAHMVFPASTAGSGAYALVAMSAMLSATLRAPMTAILIIFEITQSYTVILPLMMTAIIANLAAEKLEKESIFTWVLTKQGVRIKKGVEEKILESIRVRDVLFTGVTSFRENTPFRDILSGIQSAPHMHFPVLDGNNCLIGMISLVDIKEVLFEQGLEDIVVAGDICTRKNIIYLEPENTLTEAMEKLGKKDLEALPVVENTSDGLRFIGLLRRGDLIIAYNKRVAGITD from the coding sequence ATGGATACTGCGAAACTGAGAGGCACTCTCTCTAAATTCAGCCTGAGAAAATACCTTGACGGGCACGAAGATCTCTACATGCTTCTGACCGCAGTGGTTATAGGTCTGCTCGCTGGCGGCGGCAATATCATTTTCCGCCATATGATCAGCTTCTTTCAGGGAATTTTCTATGGAGACACCTCAGAATTTGCCCTTGAAACATTCAGAAACGCACCCGTGTGGAAAATAATCCTCATACCCGCTGCGGGCGGACTGATGGTCGGTATAATCTCAATTTCATTCAAATTTGCCAAAGGGCACGGCGTGCCGGATGTTATGCGAGCCATGGCGCTCAACCGCAACATCTCCCCCCTTGTGGCGCTGATAAAGACCGTTTCCTCAGCCATTACCCTCGGCTCCGGCGGCTCTGCCGGGCGTGAGGGTCCCATCGTGCAGATAGGCGCGGCCATAGGTTCCGGCGTGGGTAAGCTGTTCAATTTCTCATCAAACAGGATGCGCACTGTGGCGGCATGCGGCGCTGCGGGCGGTCTGGCTGCTACGTTTAATGCGCCCATCGGCGGCGCTATGTTTGCGGCGGAAGTGCTTCTCGGCGAGTTCGGGCTCAAAACATTCAGCCCGATCATAATCTCATCCGTAATAGCCACTGCAATATCAAGGGCGTATCTCGGCCACGAAGTCACATTTGAAGCGCCCATATACGAACTCGTCAGCATATTCGAGCTTCCCCTCTACGGTGTCCTCGGTCTTGTGTGCGCAGTGGTCGGCGTTGTTTTCATACGCTCCTTCTACTTCATAGAGGGCAAGTTCGAGAACCTCGCTGTCCCTCCATGGACAAAACCTGCAATAGGCGGCCTCATGATGGGCTGTGTGGCTCTTGCCTCTCCGGAGGTTATGGGTGTGGGGTATGACACCATAATGAACGTTCTCCACGGAAGCCAGCTCGGTGCGTTTCTCATAGTTATTGTCGTGCTTAAGATCATAGCCACCTCCTTCACCCTCGGCTCCGGCGGAAGCGGCGGACTGTTTGTTCCTTCCCTTTTCATAGGCGCTGTCACAGGCGGATTCTTCGGCTGGGCGGCTCACATGGTTTTCCCCGCAAGTACAGCGGGCAGCGGCGCATATGCCCTTGTGGCAATGAGTGCCATGCTTTCAGCCACCCTTCGCGCACCTATGACCGCCATACTCATCATCTTTGAAATAACCCAGTCATACACGGTAATCCTCCCCCTGATGATGACGGCTATTATAGCCAACCTCGCAGCGGAAAAGCTTGAGAAGGAATCGATCTTCACATGGGTGCTCACCAAACAGGGAGTGCGCATAAAGAAGGGTGTGGAGGAAAAAATTCTGGAATCGATCCGCGTGCGGGACGTTCTCTTCACCGGGGTCACATCATTCAGGGAGAACACCCCTTTCAGGGATATACTCAGCGGAATACAGTCCGCACCGCATATGCACTTTCCCGTTCTGGACGGCAATAACTGCCTCATCGGCATGATCTCCCTTGTGGATATTAAGGAAGTGCTCTTTGAACAGGGGCTTGAGGATATTGTAGTGGCAGGGGATATATGCACGAGGAAGAACATAATCTACCTTGAGCCGGAAAACACACTGACGGAAGCCATGGAAAAGCTGGGCAAAAAGGATCTGGAAGCGCTCCCCGTTGTGGAAAATACGTCTGACGGACTCAGGTTCATCGGCCTGCTGCGCAGGGGTGATCTTATTATAGCCTACAACAAACGGGTTGCGGGCATCACTGACTAA
- the rsgA gene encoding ribosome small subunit-dependent GTPase A, producing the protein MSSIDLKKYGLNEELTGEAAEYEGMFIARVSGQHHNLYKVITEKGEIQTAVTGRLRHEAETGADFPAVGDWVMVDRTEGSRGDAAIHGILARRSLFVRQAAGTAGGLQVVAANVDTVFICMALNADFNLRRLERYLAAAWESRAKPVIILTKADLCADLVEKLDETQAVSGGAEIVICSSFEENGWQAVRKYIAEGETVAFIGSSGVGKSTLINRLMGRDVLAVNEIRSGDDKGRHTTTSREMMLLPEGGTVIDTPGMRELHLYAADLEKAFEDIERLAANCRFRDCTHMTEPGCAVRAAVEEGGLGEGRLAGYFKLRREMAYDGLSSRQTEQEKIKRMFGGRGEMKQLKKYVKNKRK; encoded by the coding sequence ATGAGCAGCATAGATTTAAAAAAATACGGACTTAATGAAGAACTGACCGGTGAAGCGGCTGAATATGAAGGAATGTTCATCGCCAGAGTTTCCGGTCAGCATCACAATTTATATAAGGTAATCACCGAAAAGGGCGAGATTCAGACAGCCGTGACAGGCAGACTGCGCCATGAGGCGGAAACCGGGGCGGATTTTCCCGCTGTGGGCGACTGGGTCATGGTTGACAGAACGGAAGGAAGCAGAGGAGATGCCGCTATACACGGTATTCTCGCCCGCAGAAGCCTGTTCGTGAGGCAGGCAGCCGGAACCGCCGGAGGCTTGCAGGTGGTCGCCGCCAATGTTGACACTGTCTTCATCTGCATGGCGCTGAACGCGGATTTTAATCTGCGCAGGCTTGAGCGGTATCTCGCCGCCGCATGGGAGAGCAGGGCAAAGCCCGTTATAATCCTCACCAAGGCGGATCTGTGTGCGGATCTGGTTGAAAAGCTGGATGAAACACAAGCCGTCAGCGGCGGAGCGGAGATTGTCATCTGCTCATCCTTTGAGGAGAACGGCTGGCAGGCAGTGAGAAAATATATAGCGGAAGGGGAGACAGTAGCCTTCATCGGCTCCTCCGGTGTGGGGAAATCCACGCTGATTAACAGGCTTATGGGGCGTGATGTCCTTGCGGTGAACGAAATCCGTTCCGGTGATGATAAGGGCAGGCATACCACAACCAGCCGGGAGATGATGCTTCTGCCGGAGGGCGGAACGGTGATAGATACTCCCGGAATGAGAGAACTGCACCTTTACGCCGCGGATCTGGAAAAGGCTTTTGAGGACATAGAGCGGCTTGCCGCAAACTGCCGCTTCCGCGACTGTACCCACATGACAGAACCCGGATGCGCCGTCAGGGCGGCTGTAGAGGAAGGCGGGCTGGGTGAAGGCCGCCTCGCCGGATATTTCAAGCTCCGCAGGGAGATGGCTTACGACGGGCTGAGCTCCCGCCAGACCGAGCAGGAGAAGATAAAACGGATGTTCGGCGGCAGGGGTGAGATGAAACAGCTCAAGAAGTATGTGAAAAACAAGAGAAAATGA
- a CDS encoding ATP-dependent helicase, with translation MINYKNELNKGQYEAVVRTDTPLLVLAGAGTGKTRVITYRIAYLINEIGVEPERILAVTFTNKAAEEMKHRLRGLVGTAAASVWMGTFHSISLRILRRDGSAVGLKPGFGVIDQDDRMALFREVIKTLKIDHKKYPPKQYMNKISWFKNTPQYVEGQIPDAGAFHRVDEVFREYQRRLEEQFLIDFDDMLSLTIRMFEVSEEVRQYYSSMFEHILVDEYQDTNAIQFMFLRLLAGKTGKICVVGDDDQSIYGWRGADIRNILEFDRHFSDVEIVKLTENYRSTADIIARANTLIKNNAMRRGKELTAHLETEGALEHHSLLNETTEADFVTKMIVKYAGEGINYGDMAVLYRTNAQSRNFEVNLNKAGIPYKVVGGTAFYQRREIKDLLSYLRFFDNSFDSVSFSRSLTTPSRGIGTTSIDKIKDFASKNAVSLTEAVKQMFSSFGRSQQEAFRQYIGILDHLASLTKVSDMVNAVIERTGYKDYVLANESEEEAKKRIENIFELYNAAVAFEETSPEGTLTDFLASTSLSTSTDEAAGDRVSLMTIHSAKGLEFDTVFLTGLENGLFPLYGSIDEPELLEEERRLCYVGITRAKRNLYVTCAESRIMYGNRTVSARSYFLEEMGFAKAKAAFAPSSRQFDRFQPQVRKPAQTAGSSASSQTKAGKKVRHEKFGEGIVISTSGEGAAEKAEVFFKNAGGLKKIVTAFLTFTDE, from the coding sequence ATGATCAATTACAAAAACGAACTGAACAAAGGCCAGTACGAAGCCGTGGTGCGCACTGATACCCCGCTTCTTGTCCTCGCCGGAGCGGGAACGGGAAAAACAAGGGTTATCACCTACCGCATAGCTTACCTTATAAATGAAATTGGCGTTGAGCCTGAGCGCATCCTCGCCGTGACCTTCACCAACAAGGCGGCGGAAGAAATGAAGCACCGTCTGCGCGGGCTTGTCGGCACTGCCGCTGCCTCGGTCTGGATGGGCACTTTCCACAGCATATCACTGCGCATTCTCCGCAGGGACGGCTCCGCAGTCGGGCTTAAACCCGGCTTCGGCGTAATAGATCAGGACGACCGCATGGCTCTTTTCCGTGAGGTCATCAAGACACTGAAAATTGACCATAAGAAATACCCGCCCAAACAGTATATGAACAAGATAAGCTGGTTTAAGAACACCCCTCAGTATGTTGAAGGGCAGATTCCCGATGCGGGAGCCTTCCACAGGGTGGACGAGGTGTTCAGGGAATATCAGAGACGCCTTGAGGAACAGTTTCTCATTGACTTCGATGATATGCTCAGCCTCACCATCCGCATGTTTGAGGTTTCCGAAGAGGTAAGGCAGTATTACTCCTCCATGTTTGAGCATATCCTTGTGGACGAGTATCAGGATACCAATGCGATTCAGTTCATGTTCCTGCGCCTTCTTGCCGGAAAAACGGGCAAAATCTGCGTTGTGGGCGATGACGACCAATCGATATACGGCTGGCGTGGGGCGGACATCCGCAATATCCTCGAATTTGACAGGCATTTCTCCGATGTGGAAATAGTGAAGCTTACGGAAAACTACCGCAGCACGGCAGATATTATCGCACGGGCAAATACCCTGATTAAAAACAATGCTATGCGCAGGGGCAAGGAACTCACCGCTCACCTTGAAACAGAAGGGGCGCTTGAGCACCACTCACTCCTGAATGAAACCACAGAAGCTGATTTTGTGACGAAAATGATCGTGAAATACGCCGGAGAAGGCATAAATTACGGTGATATGGCAGTTCTCTACCGCACCAACGCACAGTCACGAAACTTTGAGGTAAACCTCAACAAGGCGGGCATACCATACAAAGTGGTCGGCGGCACAGCCTTCTACCAGAGGCGTGAGATCAAGGATCTGCTGAGCTATCTGCGCTTCTTTGACAACAGCTTCGACAGCGTGTCTTTCTCCCGAAGCCTCACCACCCCCTCAAGGGGCATAGGCACAACATCCATAGACAAAATAAAGGACTTTGCCTCCAAAAACGCAGTCAGCCTCACCGAGGCGGTGAAGCAGATGTTCTCCTCTTTCGGCAGAAGCCAGCAGGAGGCCTTCCGCCAGTATATCGGCATACTTGACCACCTTGCATCCCTCACAAAGGTCAGCGACATGGTTAACGCAGTCATAGAACGCACAGGCTATAAGGACTATGTTCTCGCAAACGAGAGCGAAGAGGAAGCGAAAAAGCGCATAGAAAACATATTCGAGCTTTACAACGCCGCAGTGGCATTCGAGGAAACTTCACCCGAAGGCACACTCACCGACTTCCTCGCCAGCACATCCCTCAGCACCTCCACGGACGAAGCCGCCGGGGACAGGGTAAGTCTCATGACAATCCACTCCGCAAAGGGGCTTGAGTTTGACACTGTTTTCCTCACAGGGCTTGAAAACGGCCTCTTCCCCCTTTACGGCAGCATTGATGAGCCCGAACTCCTTGAGGAGGAGCGCAGGCTCTGCTATGTGGGCATAACAAGGGCAAAGCGCAACCTGTATGTCACCTGCGCTGAATCACGGATTATGTACGGAAACAGAACCGTGAGCGCCCGCTCGTACTTTCTGGAGGAGATGGGGTTCGCCAAAGCGAAAGCGGCCTTTGCACCCTCAAGCCGTCAGTTCGACCGCTTTCAGCCTCAGGTGAGAAAACCGGCGCAGACAGCAGGCAGCAGCGCCTCAAGCCAGACAAAGGCAGGGAAAAAGGTGCGCCATGAAAAATTCGGCGAAGGGATAGTTATAAGCACCAGCGGGGAAGGAGCAGCGGAAAAGGCCGAGGTGTTTTTCAAAAACGCCGGAGGGCTGAAAAAAATAGTCACCGCCTTCCTCACCTTCACTGATGAATGA
- the gatC gene encoding Asp-tRNA(Asn)/Glu-tRNA(Gln) amidotransferase subunit GatC: MSITDKDVRHIAKLARLKVDDAEVEKLADELGSILGYIKKLEELDVAGVEPTSHVLDLYSVTRADEARPSLGTERALANAPEAEHGHFKVPRVIE; this comes from the coding sequence ATGTCCATAACCGATAAAGACGTAAGGCACATAGCCAAGCTTGCCCGTCTGAAAGTTGATGACGCGGAAGTTGAGAAGCTCGCAGATGAACTGGGTTCCATTCTCGGCTACATAAAAAAGCTTGAGGAGCTTGACGTGGCGGGTGTTGAGCCCACATCTCACGTCCTTGATCTTTACAGCGTAACGAGAGCGGACGAAGCCAGACCCTCCCTCGGCACGGAAAGAGCCCTCGCAAACGCTCCCGAAGCCGAACACGGCCATTTCAAGGTTCCGAGAGTGATAGAATGA
- the gatA gene encoding Asp-tRNA(Asn)/Glu-tRNA(Gln) amidotransferase subunit GatA — MSILSMTLKEMSTALKDKKLSSKELVSFYSDRIQKYDGDLQAFLHINENALKQAEEIDARRAKGENLPALAGIPIALKDLIVTDDMPTTCSSRILKNFRAPYNATVTELLRKEGMVVLGKLSMDEFAMGSSNETSYYKQTRNPWDLSRVPGGSSGGSAASVAAGLTPVSLGSDTGGSIRQPASLCGIVGLKPTYGTVSRFGLIAFASSLDQIGTFSRSAEDGAMVLSAIAGHDPKDSTSAPVAKKDYTLDLTGYVKGLKIGIPTEFFAEGLDPVVKARVEAGIAKLRELGCEPVEISMPHTDYAVSVYYIIATAEASSNLARFDGVKYGYRAESENLYDMYTATRSEGFGAEVKRRIMLGTYVLSAGYYDAYYIKAQKVRTLIKQDFEKAFEKVDAIICPTSPSTAFKFGEKSSNPLEMYLSDIYTISLNLYGGCGLSVPCGFDGKGLPVGMQILGKYFEEGKIMNIAHAFQQASGVSTDVPEGFKE; from the coding sequence ATGAGTATTTTAAGCATGACTCTCAAAGAAATGAGCACGGCTCTGAAAGATAAAAAACTTTCCTCGAAAGAGCTGGTTTCATTTTATTCAGACAGGATACAGAAGTATGACGGAGATCTTCAGGCTTTTCTGCATATCAACGAAAATGCCCTGAAACAGGCGGAAGAGATTGATGCGAGAAGAGCGAAGGGCGAAAATCTCCCGGCTCTGGCGGGTATTCCCATAGCACTTAAAGATCTCATAGTGACTGATGACATGCCCACCACCTGCTCATCCCGCATACTGAAAAATTTCCGTGCGCCTTATAACGCCACAGTAACGGAACTGCTCAGAAAAGAGGGGATGGTTGTCCTCGGCAAGCTCAGCATGGACGAGTTTGCTATGGGTTCCTCCAACGAAACCTCTTACTATAAACAGACACGCAACCCGTGGGATCTCTCCCGTGTTCCCGGCGGCTCAAGCGGCGGTTCTGCGGCCTCTGTTGCTGCGGGGCTCACCCCTGTTTCCCTCGGAAGCGATACGGGCGGCTCCATACGCCAGCCCGCCTCCCTCTGCGGAATAGTAGGCCTCAAACCCACATACGGCACAGTTTCCCGTTTCGGGCTCATCGCCTTCGCCTCCAGCCTTGACCAGATAGGCACATTCTCCCGCTCAGCGGAAGACGGCGCAATGGTGCTTTCCGCAATCGCAGGGCATGACCCTAAGGACTCCACATCCGCTCCTGTTGCGAAGAAAGACTACACCCTTGATCTCACAGGCTATGTGAAAGGGCTTAAGATAGGCATACCCACGGAGTTTTTCGCAGAAGGGCTCGACCCCGTGGTGAAAGCCAGAGTGGAAGCGGGAATAGCCAAGCTCAGGGAACTGGGCTGCGAACCTGTGGAAATAAGCATGCCCCATACAGATTACGCCGTATCTGTTTACTACATAATCGCCACAGCGGAAGCCTCAAGCAACCTTGCCCGCTTTGACGGCGTGAAATACGGCTACAGAGCCGAGAGCGAAAACCTGTACGACATGTACACAGCGACCCGCTCAGAAGGCTTCGGGGCGGAGGTCAAACGCAGGATAATGCTCGGAACATACGTGCTCAGCGCAGGCTATTATGATGCATACTACATAAAAGCACAAAAGGTGCGTACGCTGATTAAGCAGGACTTTGAAAAGGCATTCGAGAAAGTGGACGCCATCATCTGCCCCACCTCCCCCTCGACCGCTTTTAAATTCGGCGAGAAGTCATCCAACCCCCTTGAGATGTACCTGAGCGATATATACACCATCTCCCTGAACCTCTACGGCGGCTGCGGACTCTCTGTCCCATGCGGATTTGACGGCAAGGGGCTCCCCGTGGGGATGCAGATCCTCGGCAAGTATTTCGAGGAAGGAAAAATAATGAACATAGCCCACGCCTTTCAGCAGGCCTCAGGCGTATCAACTGACGTACCCGAAGGATTTAAGGAATAG
- the gatB gene encoding Asp-tRNA(Asn)/Glu-tRNA(Gln) amidotransferase subunit GatB produces MKYEAVIGLEVHAQLSTKSKIFCSCSTAFGAEANSQVCPICLGMPGTLPVLNEKVVEYTVKAGLAVGCRIAEKSIFARKNYFYPDLPKNYQISQYELPTCIGGEVHIELEDGSKKVISLTRIHIEEDAGKSIHGENLGSAGNSFIDLNRTGTPLMEIVSEPDMRTGEEARAYLTKLKSILKYLDIADCNMEEGSLRCDANVSIRPVGQQELGTKAEIKNMNSFRNVQKAIEYEIRRQEKVLNEGGRIVQETRLWDAAKGITVSMRSKEEANDYRYFPDPDLVPIVLNADYVEAVRATLPELPDAKMARFMSEYALPEHDAIALTAEKAYADYFEEALKGFNNPKMIANWILSEVLSTLNEKQCGISDAGISPSQLAELVSLIDSGKISGKIAKDVYKAVIDSGKNPAKIVEEQGLVQNSDSGELEAIVQQVIDSSPAEAERYKNGEKRLQGFFVGQVMKLSKGKANPQMVNDIIAKLLG; encoded by the coding sequence ATGAAATACGAAGCTGTCATAGGGCTTGAGGTACACGCTCAGCTCTCAACAAAATCAAAAATATTCTGCTCCTGCTCCACCGCCTTCGGAGCGGAAGCAAACTCGCAGGTATGCCCCATATGCCTCGGTATGCCCGGCACACTCCCCGTGCTGAACGAAAAGGTTGTGGAATATACTGTCAAGGCGGGGCTCGCCGTGGGATGCCGCATTGCGGAGAAAAGCATTTTCGCCCGCAAGAACTACTTCTACCCCGACCTGCCGAAAAACTATCAGATCTCACAGTATGAGCTGCCCACATGCATCGGCGGCGAAGTGCACATAGAGCTTGAGGACGGAAGCAAAAAGGTAATCAGCCTCACCCGAATCCACATAGAAGAGGATGCGGGCAAATCCATCCACGGTGAAAACCTCGGTTCCGCAGGAAACAGCTTCATAGACCTCAACCGCACGGGAACACCCCTTATGGAGATAGTCTCCGAGCCGGACATGAGAACCGGCGAAGAAGCCAGAGCCTACCTCACAAAGCTCAAATCCATACTGAAATATCTGGATATTGCAGACTGCAACATGGAGGAGGGTTCACTCCGCTGTGACGCAAACGTCTCCATACGTCCTGTCGGTCAGCAGGAACTCGGAACCAAGGCAGAGATCAAGAACATGAACTCCTTCCGCAACGTGCAGAAGGCGATAGAATACGAAATACGCCGTCAGGAAAAGGTTCTGAACGAGGGCGGACGCATTGTACAGGAAACAAGGCTCTGGGATGCGGCAAAAGGGATCACCGTCTCCATGCGCAGCAAGGAGGAGGCGAACGACTACCGCTACTTCCCCGACCCTGACCTTGTGCCCATTGTCCTCAATGCGGACTATGTGGAAGCCGTGCGCGCCACGCTCCCCGAACTGCCCGATGCGAAGATGGCACGCTTCATGAGCGAATACGCACTGCCTGAGCACGATGCCATAGCCCTCACAGCGGAAAAGGCATACGCGGACTACTTTGAGGAAGCACTCAAAGGCTTCAATAACCCGAAAATGATCGCAAACTGGATCCTCTCAGAAGTGCTCAGCACACTGAACGAAAAACAATGCGGCATATCAGATGCGGGCATATCCCCATCCCAGCTTGCGGAACTGGTAAGCCTGATAGACAGCGGCAAAATCAGCGGCAAAATAGCCAAAGACGTTTACAAAGCCGTTATAGACTCAGGCAAAAACCCCGCCAAAATTGTTGAGGAACAGGGGCTGGTGCAGAACTCCGACTCCGGCGAGCTTGAGGCGATCGTGCAACAGGTCATAGACTCAAGCCCCGCAGAAGCCGAAAGATATAAAAACGGCGAAAAACGCCTACAGGGGTTCTTCGTCGGACAGGTTATGAAACTCTCAAAAGGGAAAGCAAACCCGCAGATGGTAAACGATATTATCGCTAAACTTCTGGGATAA